In a genomic window of Occallatibacter riparius:
- a CDS encoding ATPase domain-containing protein has translation MQEEIRLSTGIAGLDKILHGGLANGFLYLVEGSPGAGKTTLALQFLMEGAKNGEPGLYISLAESEAELRHVAASHGFNFDNITICKISPPEIASVAGQTYTVFQPAEVELADVVETILGKVREINPKRVCIDSMSELRMLARDSLRYRRQVLALKEFFEGRDCTTLLLDERFREQRESQVQTIAHGVISLEVLPREYGVTRRRLEVTKVRASSFREGYHDYVILKGGLRVFPRLVSGEHRGPDNPQEDLPSGIEELDAIFNGGVQRGTSTLIAGPTGCGKSTLCCKWAYSAALRGERTAIFTFDETKQSFLDRSRGLGMELTPHLESEAIHLEQLDPAELSPGEFVERIREGVEQNRWTIVIIDSLNGLMNSMSEERAITVQLHELLSYLNQVGVASFLVLAQFGLLGQSMSSPADVSYLADNVLLLRYFEAQGEVRQALSAVKRRSGPHERSIRELQIKDGKICIGEPLRNFVGVLTGTPRYKGGQELL, from the coding sequence ATGCAAGAGGAAATCCGACTCTCAACCGGAATCGCGGGCCTGGATAAGATTCTCCACGGCGGTTTAGCCAATGGTTTTCTCTACCTTGTGGAAGGCAGCCCGGGGGCCGGTAAGACCACCCTGGCGCTGCAATTTCTCATGGAGGGCGCGAAGAACGGCGAGCCCGGTCTTTATATCTCGCTAGCCGAAAGCGAAGCCGAACTGCGGCATGTTGCCGCCTCGCATGGGTTCAATTTCGATAACATCACCATCTGCAAGATCTCGCCGCCTGAAATAGCCAGTGTCGCCGGCCAGACATATACCGTCTTCCAGCCCGCCGAGGTGGAACTGGCCGACGTGGTCGAGACCATCCTCGGGAAGGTGCGCGAGATCAATCCCAAGCGCGTCTGTATCGACTCCATGTCGGAGTTGCGCATGCTGGCGCGCGACTCGCTCCGTTACCGCCGCCAGGTGCTCGCGCTCAAGGAGTTCTTCGAGGGTCGCGACTGCACCACCCTGCTGCTCGACGAGCGCTTCCGCGAACAGCGCGAGAGCCAGGTGCAGACCATCGCCCACGGCGTCATCAGCCTTGAGGTTCTGCCCCGCGAGTACGGCGTCACCCGCCGCCGGCTCGAAGTGACGAAGGTGCGGGCCTCCAGCTTCCGCGAGGGCTATCACGATTACGTCATCCTCAAAGGGGGCCTGCGCGTCTTTCCGCGCCTGGTCTCCGGTGAACATCGCGGCCCCGACAACCCGCAGGAAGACCTCCCCAGCGGCATCGAGGAACTGGATGCCATCTTCAACGGAGGGGTGCAGCGAGGTACCTCCACGCTGATCGCGGGCCCTACTGGCTGTGGTAAGTCGACGCTCTGTTGCAAGTGGGCCTACTCCGCGGCTCTGCGTGGGGAGCGAACCGCCATCTTCACATTCGACGAGACGAAGCAGTCCTTTCTGGATCGCAGCCGCGGCCTGGGCATGGAACTGACTCCGCACCTCGAAAGTGAGGCGATTCACCTCGAACAGCTCGATCCAGCCGAGCTATCCCCGGGCGAGTTCGTCGAGCGCATCCGCGAAGGTGTTGAGCAGAACCGGTGGACCATCGTCATCATCGACAGCCTCAACGGATTGATGAACTCCATGAGCGAAGAACGCGCAATCACCGTGCAGCTTCATGAGCTCCTTTCTTATCTAAACCAGGTAGGAGTAGCGTCGTTCCTGGTGCTCGCGCAGTTCGGCCTGCTGGGTCAGTCGATGTCGTCGCCCGCTGACGTAAGTTATCTGGCCGACAATGTGCTGCTCCTGCGTTACTTCGAAGCGCAGGGGGAAGTACGGCAGGCCCTCAGCGCTGTCAAGCGTCGCAGTGGCCCGCATGAGCGGTCCATC